Genomic window (Streptomyces sp. NBC_00078):
AGGGGCTCGTCTGGTCGTACACGGACAGTCGGTATCGACCTCCGTCACCCTATGTGACCGATCCGGAACTTCCGTGGGAGCCGTACACGTTGATCGCTGTGGAGCTCGAGCCTGAGCGAATCGTGGTGCTGGGGCAGGCTGCAGAGGGGATCACCGTCGCCGATCTGGCGGTGGGCATGGAGGTGGAGGTCGTCCCCGGCGTGCTCCATGAGGACACGGAGACGATCTGGACGACCTGGCACTGGCGGCCGACGGGAGTGACGGCATGACGGGTGAGGTGGCGGTGCTCGGCGCGGGCATGCACCCGTGGGGCAAGTGGGGGCGCAGTTTCGTCGAGTACGGGACTGCGGCGGCCCGTGCGGCGCTCGCCGACGCCGGGCTCGAGTGGCGGGACGTCGGCTCGGTCGTCGGGGCCGGCACCGTGCGCGGCGGCTATCCGGGGTATGTGGCCGGGGCGACCTTCGCGAAGGCCCTGGGCTGGCAGGGGGCCCGGGTAACCAGCGTGTACGCCGCCTGCGCGTCCGGGGCGCAGGCCGTCAACACCGCGCGGGCGCAGATCCTTTCGGGGCTCGCGGACGTGGTCCTCGTGGTGGGCGCAGACGCGGCACCCAAGGGATTCTTCCGGCCTGCGGGCGGAGACCGGCCAGACGATCCGGACTGGCTTCGCTTCCGCGTTCTGGGCGCGACCAATCCCACGTACTTCGGGCTGTACGCCCGCCGTCGCATGGCCGTGCACGGTGACACGCTGGAGGACTTCGCACAGGTCAAGGTGAAGAACTCCGCGCTGGGGGCGCTCAATCCGAACGCGCGCTACCGCACGCGGGTCACCGCCGATGAGGT
Coding sequences:
- a CDS encoding Zn-ribbon domain-containing OB-fold protein codes for the protein MVDGWFTGDGDGFRLLGTRCAACTSLFFPREDAHCRNPGCPGGHLEEVPLSRQGLVWSYTDSRYRPPSPYVTDPELPWEPYTLIAVELEPERIVVLGQAAEGITVADLAVGMEVEVVPGVLHEDTETIWTTWHWRPTGVTA